GGAGAGCACCATGAACTCGAATCAAGTCGAAGGCAAACTGCAAGACATCGGTGGCAAGATCCAGGAAGAAGCTGGCAAGCTGGTCGGCAGCAATGAGCAGCAGGTCAAGGGCCTGAAGAACCAGGTCGAAGGCAAGACCCAGGAAAAGCTGGGCGATGCACAGCAAAAGCTGAACGACGCGACCGAATAAGTAGGGTGGGCACAAGCTGCCCACGCGAATGTTCACCAAACAAAAACAGCCGCTTTCGAGCGGCTGTTTTTGTTGAAGGTGGGCACGGAGTGCCCACCTACCTTACTTGGCGCTGGCCCCGCCGAGGTTCTTCTTGAAGAAGGCCTCGATCATCCCGTACACGTGGCGCTGGCCCGCGCGCGAGGAGATGCCGTGCTTGGCGCCCGGGTAGGTCATCAGTTCGAAGCGCACGTTGCGGTTCACCAGGGCGTCGATCAGGCGGGTCGAGTTGGTGAACAGGACGTTGTCGTCGGCCATGCCGTGCACCAGCAGCAGCGGCGACTTCAGGCCGTCCAGGTGGGCGAACACGCCGCTCTGCTGGTAGCCTTCCGGATTCTGCTTCGGACCGCCGCCCAGGAACTGCTCGGTGTAGTGGGTGTCGTACAGCGACCAGTCGGTCACCGGCGCCACCGACACGCCCATCGCGATCTTGTCCGAGCCAGCTTCCAGCAGGCGCAGGGTCATGTAGCCGCCGTAGCTCCAGCCGAACACGCCGACGCGCTTCGGATCGATGAACTTCTGCTTGGCCAGCCAGTCGATGCCGGTCAGCTGGTCTTCGACTTCGTGCTTGCCGAGTTCGCCGTAGATGACGTCAGTAAAGGCGCGCTCGCGGCGCGAGGAGCCGCGGTTATCCAGCGTGAACACGACGAAGCCCTGCTGCGCCATGTACTGCTTGAACAGGT
This window of the Massilia sp. WG5 genome carries:
- a CDS encoding CsbD family protein; this encodes MNSNQVEGKLQDIGGKIQEEAGKLVGSNEQQVKGLKNQVEGKTQEKLGDAQQKLNDATE